A stretch of Argiope bruennichi chromosome 10, qqArgBrue1.1, whole genome shotgun sequence DNA encodes these proteins:
- the LOC129989169 gene encoding zinc finger protein 239-like translates to METSVESNVKDVISDLCVETFSSDTNVQILINSDKKAKKEHFQTGANEKRYPCNVCTKEFSLNNSFNLHLCTHINQKPHSCHLCGKNFSQKNVLMRHYRIHTNEKSYSCDVCNKSFFERYHLNEHYRTHTNEKPYSCDLCKKEFSFKSNFNLHLRSHTKEESFVCDICNKEFSQKRYLKKHYGTHTNEKSYCDVCNKIFSDKYHLKEHYRTHTNEKPYSCDICRKEFTQRSYLVKHCRTHTNEKPYSCDVCNKKFSQKGDLNVHFRIHSNEKPYSCDVCNKEFSRKQHLNIHYRTHTNEKPYSCDECNKKFINKSNLYVHLRTHTKEKSCL, encoded by the coding sequence ATGGAAACTTCTGTCGAATCAAATGTAAAAGATGTCATTAGTGATCTTTGCGTTGAGACATTTAGCTCTGATACGAATGTGCAAATTCTAATCAACTCAgataaaaaagctaaaaaagagCATTTTCAAACTGGTGCAAATGAAAAGCGATATCCATGTAATGTATGCACAAAGGAATTTTCTCTTAACAATAGTTTCAACCTGCATTTATGTACTCATATTAATCAAAAGCCACATTCATGCCATTTATGCGGGAAAAATTTTTcgcagaaaaatgttttaatgagacATTATCGaattcatacaaatgaaaaatcctattcttgtgatgtatgtaataaaagtttttttgaaagatatcatTTGAATGAGCATTATCgaactcatacaaatgaaaaaccctATTCTTGTGATCTTTgcaagaaagaattttctttcaaaagtaatttcaaCCTTCATTTACGTTCTCATACAAAGGAAGAATCTTTTGTTTGTGATATATGCAATAAAGAATTTTCTCAgaaacgttatttaaaaaaacattatggaactcatacaaatgaaaaatcttattgtgatgtatgtaataaaatattttctgataaatatcatttaaaagagcACTATCgaactcatacaaatgaaaaaccctATTCTTGTGATATTTGCAGGAAAGAATTTACTCAGAGAAGTTATTTGGTTAAGCATTGTCgaactcatacaaatgaaaaaccttaTTCTTGTGATGTGTGCAATAAGAAATTTTCTCAGAAAGGTgatttaaatgtacattttcgtattcattcaaatgaaaagccatattcttgtgatgtatgcaataaagaattttctcggaaacagcatttaaatattcattatcgaacccatacaaatgaaaaaccttattcttgtgatgaatgtaataaaaagtttattaacaaAAGTAACTTATATGTACATTTGCGTACCCATACAAAGGAAAAATCTTGTTTGTGA